Within Deinococcus actinosclerus, the genomic segment TGCCCACACCCGGGATGAGGGCCGGCACGGTGAGCGATGCCTCATGAACGCCCGACATGACCTTACAGACAGATTTCTCATCTGAATTGCTGGGAACCCGGTTCTGGGCGACAAAGTTCAGCTCATGGAGAACGGCCGATTTGCCACGGCGTCCTCATGTTCAATACAAACGTCAGCTGCGGCTCATAAAACGCCGCTCTGCCGTGCAGGACGCCGCGCGCGATTCACAAAGACCTCACGGCACCTGCCTACCGTGAAGCGCAGAGGAACGCGTCACATTGTGCTGTCGTTTCCGATTCAGACCGAAGGAGAACTCCACATGCGCAAATCACTGATCATCGCGTCCACCCTGGCCCTCAGCCTCGGCGCAGCCAGCGCCCAGACCACCACCACGACCGCCGCCCCCGCCCAGGTCACCCTGAGCGATGTGCCCGCCGGTCACTGGGCCAAAGACGCCGTGGACAAGATCGTCCAGTGCGGTCTGATCCAGGGCTTCCCCGACGGCACCTTCCGCGGCAACGAGAACCTGACCCGCTACCAGGCCGCCCTCATCTTCTACCGCGCCCTGCAGACCGGCGCGCTGAGCGGCTGCGGCTTCGGCGCCACCGACATGACCACCATCGCCAACGGCATGCAGGAAGTCAGCACCGAACTGGCCGCCATCGCCAGCCGCGTCACTGACCTCGAGAAGCTCACCGCCGACCAGCAGGCCCGCATCGACGCCCTCGAAGCGAAGATCAACGGCATGGACAGCGGCGCCGCCAGCACCGACGTCACCGCGCTGAACGCCCGCATCAACGCCCTCGAAGCGGCCATCCGCAACATTCCCGCCGGTCCCCAGGGTCCCGCCGGTCCTCAGGGCCCCGCCGGCCCCCAGGGCCCCGCCGGCCCCGCCGGTGCCAGCACCAGCACCACCGGGACGGTCACCACCCCCGCGCCCAGCACCGACACCACCGTCGTGATCGGCGAGCCCACCCCCACCGCCGTGGTCCCCACCCGCGACATCTACGCCGGCGTCACCGGCGGCGTGAAGATGGCCGGCAGCGGCTCCGAGTGCAAGGACCTGGGCAACAAGACCAGCAACGTGAACTACTGCCTGAACGCGGGCGCCGTGGTCGGGAAGAACAACGTGATCGGCCCGGTCGGCGCGCGCATCAGCGCGGACTACCAGCCCGGCTGGAACGCCGTGAGCGTGGACGCCAACGCGACCTACGCCCTGAACACCGGCAGCCGCGTCACCCCCTACGTGGGCGCCGGCCTGGGCCTGACCAGTGGCCAGCAGCGTGGCAACACCGGCCAGAACGCCAGCGACGTGTACGTGAACGCCATCGCCGGCGTGGACTTCAACGTCACCGACAGCATCGCGGTGTTCGCCGAGTACAACGGCCGTTACTACACCAGCAACAAGGGCTACGCCACCGGCCTGGACAGCAGCGCGAACAACGGCCTGAGCAACGGCATCAAAGCCGGCGTGAAGTTCTTCTTCTAACCGCCGTTCCCTCCAGGGACACAGCCCCCGGCCACGCGCCGGGGGTTCTGCATGGGGGCAGGCAAGGGCCACGCGCGCGGGGGACACGGTCCTCCTCACCCGCGCGGGCTAGACTGCGGGGCGATGCGCCTCGTCTCCTTCCTTCAGGTGCTGCTGCTGCTGGGCATCGCCGCCTATCTGGCGCTGGTCACGCTGGAAAATCCCGGCGTGATCCGCCTGCCCCTGCCGACCGGCAGCGGTGAACTGACCGTGCCCGTCGGCATGGCCGTCACGCTTTTCCTGGGCCTGGGCGTGCTGTTCACCAGCCTGCTGCTGCTGCCGGGCCTGTGGCGGGAACGGCTGCGCCGGGCGCGTGAGGCCCGGCAGCGCCGTCAGGCCGAGGAACGCCTGACCGCCACGCTACAGGCCCGCCTGGGCGCCCTGCCGGAGACCACTGACCCGGAGGTGACAGCGTGAGTGCGCGCTGGGTGCTCGCGCCGCCCGCCAGTCGCGAGGATCTGCTGCGCGTCATGCGGGAGTGGCGGGTGTCGCCCCCGCTGGCGCAGGTTCTCACGGGTCGGCACCTCACCCCCGCACTTCTGGATCCGCCGCTGGTCCTCACGCCCAACCCGGCGCTGCGCGAGGCGGCCCGGCGCATCGTGACCGCCATCCGCGCGAAGCAGCGCATCCGCATCCACGGCGACTACGACGCGGACGGTGTGAGCGCGACCGCCACCCTGGTCCTGGGCCTGCGCGAACTGGGCGCCATCGTGCACGGCTTCATCCCGCACCGCCTGAACGAGGGCTACGGCGTCCACCCGGACAAGGTCGAGGAGCACGCCGCCGCCTGCGACCTGCTCGTGACCGTGGACTGCGGCGTGACCAACCTGGATGAGGTCGCTGCGCTGATCGCGCGGGGCGTGCAGGTCATCGTGACCGACCACCACGCCCCGGGCGACGGCTTCCCGGACGCACTGGTCGTCCACCCGCACCTGACCGACGGCTACGACCACGACCTGCACAACCTGACCGGGGCCGGGGTGGCGTACCATCTGCTGTGGGCCGTTCATGAGGAACTTGGGCTGCCCGAGCCGCGCGCCCTCACGGCCCTGGCGACCCTGGGCACCGTCGCCGACGTCGCGCCGCTCATCGGGGAGAACCGCGCGCTGGTGCGCGCCGGGCTGGACGCCCTGAAGGACACGGCCCGGCCGGGCCTGCGCGCCCTGCTCGACTCGGGCCGCGTGAAACGCCCCACCGCGCGGGACGTGGCGTTCATCCTCGCCCCGCGCATCAACGCCGCCGGACGCCTCGGCGAGGCCGACGTGGCGCTGGACCTGCTCACGACCTCCAGCGCGCACGACGCCAGCCGACTCGCGGAGTACCTGGAGATCCGCAACCAGGAACGCCGCAAACTCCAGGACGACATGTTCCAGCACGCCCTGACCCTCGCCGATCCGGGCGAGCCCGCGCTGGTCGTCACGCACCCCGACTGGCACGCGGGCGTCATGGGGATCGTCGCCAGCAAACTCGTGGATACGTACCACAAACCCGTGTTCATCGTCGCGCAGGGCAAGGGCTCCGTGCGCTCCACGCCCGGCATCAGCGCCGTGGCGGGCCTGCGCTACAGCCACGACCTGCTGAAACGCTACGGCGGGCACCCCGGCGCGGCCGGCTTCGCCATCGACCCCGCCAACATGGACGCCTTCCGGGACCGCATCCACGCCTACGCCCGGCAGTTCCCCACCCCCGCCCCGCGGGTGCGGCTGGACGCACCGCTGCCCGCGCTGGCCGCCAGCCTCGACCTGCTCCAGGAGACACACACCTTCGAGCCCTTCGGCGAGGGACACGCCCTGCCGCTGTGGCACCTGCGTGAACCCCTCACCGAGACCCGGCTGGTCGGCAAGAAGGGCAACAGCCTCCAGTTCAAGGTCGCTGGCCTGCGCGGCATCAAATTCGACGAGACCGACGACCAGGGCGGCGAACGCGACCTGGGCGCGCACCTCGTCAGCAGCGAGTGGCGCGGCCAGACCCGCCTGGAATTCCACGGGCAGGCCCTGCGCGTCCCCGCGCCCATCGACCTCGACGCGCCCACCCCCACGCAGCCCACGCCGCGCCTGAACCCCAGAGCCGCCATGGAACACCTGCGTGCCGGAGCGAGCGCCTACGCCGAGGGCCCCGTCGCCGCGTACCTGCGCGACAACGTCCCCGGCCTCACCCTGGTCACCGGCACGGACGCGCACCCCGGCGGGGAACTCATCCTGTATGCCCTGCCGCCCGAGGACACCCTGCGCGGCTGGCTGCACGCCACCCGAACGCGTCCTGCGGCCAGCCTCGCCTTCGCGTTCGGCCCCAAGACCCTGGCGGAACTCGAAGGCAGCCTCAGCCGCCACCACCTCAGCGCGCCGCCCGCCAATCCGCTGCTGAACCCCGGCACGCTGGAGGCCGCCGCCGACGCCTACCGCCGCTGGCAGTGGGCCCACCACTGGCGCACCCTCAGCGACGACGGCTGGACCGCCAGCGTCCACGCCATGCTCGGCGAACCCGTACGGGAACCGGAAGCGATCAGCGCGGACTGAGCAGGGTCAAAAGGTCTGAGGGTCCAAGGCTTCGACGCTTGGACCCTCAGACCTTTTGACTCTCAGCCCTTCACGTTCCCGTGACGCGGCGGGCGAGGGTCCAGCCGCTGAGCAGCGCGGTTTCCACGCGGGGGCCGTGCTCGTCGGGGGTGAACCAGTCGCCGCACCAGCCGAGGCGTAGTTCGGGGTCCCAGTGGCAGGGGCCGGGCGCGGGGCGGGTGGGGATGGCGTAGCGCCAGCGGTGCGCGAAGGTGTGCAGGGAAGGCGGGAGGTCGCCCGTAATCTCGGCAGTGGCGCTCAGCAGCTCGGGCAGGACCTCGTCCGGGGTGCGCTCCAGGTTCGCGCGGCTCCACTCGGGCGTGGCGTGCAGCGTCAGCGCGGGCGGGTGCCCGGCGGGGCGTTTGGTGTGCTCGCGGGCCAGCCACTCCAGCACGGGATGATCGGCGCGCAGGGCAGGCCAGCTGGCCTCCAGATCGCACTCCAGTACGATGCCTGCCGCCCAGCACGGCGCGTACTCGACGGCGGCGACCCGTTCGGCGGTGCCCTCGGAGTTGCTGCCGCGCAGGTCGAGGTCCGCCAGGAGGGGGGCCAGCTGCGGCGCGGGCAGGTTCAGGAGAAGCGTCCCGGCGTCCCAGGTGGCACCGTCGCGGGTGTGGACCCGCCAGCCGTCCGGGCGGCGTTCCAGGCTGCTGACCGTCACGCCCGTGGTGACCTCCAGTCCGCGGGCGAGGGTGCGGCCCAGCGTGCTGAGGCCCTGTGGGGGCGCGTAGCGGGGGTGCCCGTCGCCACCTCCATGAACGTTCCCTTCTTCCCAGCGGGGAATGCCGCGCGTCCACTCGGCGTTCCAGCCCTCCCGCACCCCCGCCTCGGCCAGCGCGCGGGTGCGGTCGTGGCGAGCGGTGAAGAACCGCGCCCCGTGATCCAGCCGCGCTTCCCGCCCGTCGGGGAGGGTCACGCGGCGGGTGGCGGCGCGGCCCGACACGCCCCGCGCCTTGTCCAGCAGCGTGACGTGCTGATCCGCCGCGCCCAGGTCACGCGCCGCTGCCAGCCCACCCAGGCCCGCACCCACCATCAGCACGCCTTGCATGCGTTACAGCAGCGCCCGGTGATCGGCGAGGAGGCAGCGGTCCTGCACGACGTCGATGCCATGGGCCGCGAGTTCGCGGGCGGTCGCGTCGTCACGGATGCCGAGCTGCAACCACACCACCTTCGGCGGGGTCGGCATGGCCAGGATGTCCGGCAGGTGCCCGCGCACCTTGTCGCTGCGGCGGAACACGTCCACGATGTCCACCGGGGTCGTGATCTCCGCCAGGGTCGCCACCGCCCTGTGCCCGAAGAAGCTCTCGCCACGCGCCGCCAGCGCCGGGTTCACCGGGATGATCGTGTAGCCCTGGCGGTGCATGTACTCCGGCACGTAGTACGCGGGTTTCATCGCGTCGTGGTGAAAGCCCACCACGGCGATCACCCGGTGCTCGGTGAGGATCTGCCGCACCTGCGCCGTCTGCGTCACCAGCGTCATGCGCCCAGGTCCTGGTAAGCGGCGCGCGCGGCGTCCAGCGTGGCGTTCAGTTCCGCGTCGCCGTGCGCGCCACTGACGAAGATGCTCTCGAACTGGCTGGGCGCCCAGTACACGCCCCGGCCCAGCATGCCCTGGAACCAGCGGGCGAAGGCCTTCGTGTCGCTCGCGGCGGCGTCCGTGTACGTGCGCACGCTGCCGTCCGGCGCGTCCAGATGGAAGGCGGTCAGCATGCTGCCGATGTGGTTGATGCTGACCGGCACGCCCGCCGCTGACGCCGCGTCCCGCAGGCCGTCCGCCAGAGCGGTGGTGTATGCCCCCAGCCGCGCGTAGAGGTCCGGGTCGGCCTCCAGCGCGCTCAGGGTCGCGAGGCCCGCCGCCATCGCCAGCGGGTTCCCGCTGAGCGTCCCGGCCTGATACACCGGGCCCTGCGGGGACACGAAATCCATCACCTCGGCGTGGCCCCCGTACGCCCCCACCGGCAGGCCGCCGCCGATGATCTTGCCCCAGCAGATCAGGTCCGGGCGCAGGCCCAGCAGGCCGGTCGCGCCGCCCAGCGACAGGCGGAAGCCGGTCATGACCTCGTCCGCGATGAGCAGCGCCCCGTGGGTCTTCACGCGGTGCAGCGCCGCCAGGAACTCCGGTGTGGGAATGAGCACCCCGGCGTTCCCCACCACCGGCTCGAAGATCACGGCCGCCACCTCCGAGCCGCGCGCGGTCATCAGGGCGTCCAGCGCCGCCGGATCGTTGTACTCGCTCACCAGCGTCAGGCCCGCGTACTCCTCGGGCACGCCCGCGCTGCTCGGGGCGGCCGCGCCCAGCGCCCCGTCCGCGTTCGTGAGCAGGCCACTCCCGGCCTCCACGAGCAGGCCGTCCGCGTGCCCGTGGTAGTTCCCGCGGAACTTCACGATGAACTTCCGGCCGGTCACGCCACGCGCCAGCCGCAGCGCGCTCATGGTGGCCTCGGTGCCGCTGCTCACGAAGCGCACGCGGTCCACGCCCGTCAGGCGCGTCACGAGTTCCGCCAGCAGCACCTCCCGCTCGCCGGGCGCGCCGAAACTCGTGCCGTACTGCAGCGCGTCCGCGATCGCCCCCCGCACTGCCGGGTGGTTGTGGCCCAGGATCATCGGCCCCCACGATCCGATGTAATCCAGCAGGCGCGTGCCGTCCGCGTCGGTCAGGTACGCGCCGTCCGCGCGGGCGATGAAGCGCGGCGTGCCGCCCACGCTGCGGAAGGCCCGCACCGGACTGTTCACCCCGCCCGGCGTGACGGCCCGCGCGCGCGCGAATAGCGCCTCCGACTGCGCCGTGGGCGCGGGTAGAACAGCAGCTTGCAACTCGGTGGTCATGCCCCCCACCTTACCGGAGGCCCGTGAGGCCCATGGGCAACCCAGCGCACACTGAATGCAGCAGGGCGCAGGAGGTCTGTACCGCGCGCCGGGCCGGGCGGGAGGGGCGCGCTACGCTGGCGGGATGAGCGAGTCGTCCCCCCACAACCTGAGCGTCCGGGAGATGGGCGTGCGGGCCCGCGCCGCCGCCCGCGTGCTGCGGTCGCTGCCCACCGCGCGCAAGGTGGCCGCGCTGCACGCCATTGCCGCCGGACTGCGCGCCAACGCGCCCACCATCCTGGCCGCGAACGCGCAGGACGTGCAGGCCGCCGTGGAGGCCGGGCTGCCCGAAGCCATGGTGGCCCGCCTGCGCCTGGACGCCCGCCTGCTGGACGGTATCGCGGCGGACGTGGAGGCCGTGTCGCGCCTGCCCGATCCGGTGGGGGAGACCACCCCCGCGCAGGTGCAGCCGAGCGGCATCCGCGTGAGCACCCGGCGCGTGCCGCTGGGCGTGCTGGGCGTCATCTACGAGAGCCGCCCGAACGTGACCGTGGACGTCGCCGCGCTGGCCCTCATGAGCGGGAACGCCGTGATCCTGCGCGGCGGGAAGGAGACCGTGCGCAGCAACGCCGCGCTGGAAGCCGTGATCCACGCCGCGCTGCGCGGTCAGGGCCTCCCGGCAGACGGAGTACAGGTCATCCGCGACCCGGCCCGCGAGCGCATGCTGGACCTCCTGAAACTGGATGATCTGGTCGACGCGATCATTCCGCGTGGCGGGGCTGGCCTGCACCGCTACTGCGTGGAGAGCGCCACCGTGCCCGTTATCGTGGGCGGCATCGGCGTGGTGCACGTGTACCTCGACCCCAGCTTCACCCGCGACCCCGAGGACCGCGCGCGCGCCCTGGAGATCGTCCGGAACGCCAAGGTGCAGAAACCGAGCGCCTGCAACGCCCTGGACACCCTCCTGATCCACGAGCGCGCGCTGGACGCCCTGCCGGACATCGCCCGCGACCTCCAGGCGCACGGCGTGACCCTGCGCACCGACCCGGCCGCCCACGCCGCCCTGAGCGACGCCGGGATCAGCAGCGACCCCGCCACGGCCGCCGATTACGGCACGGAATTCCTGGCCCTGACCGCCAGCGTGAAGACCGTGTCCTCTTTCGAGGAGGCGCTGGACTTCATCGCCGCGCGTGGCAACCACACCGACGTGATCCTCACCCGCGACGAAGCCCAGGCGGGGCGGTTCATCGAGGATGTCGATTCGGCGGCAGTCGTCGTGAACGCCAGCCCCCGCTTCAACGACGGCGGCCAGCTCGGTCTGGGCGCGGAGGTCGCCATCAGCACCCAGAAACTCCACGCCCGCGGCCCCATGGGCCTGCGCGAACTGACCACCACCAAGTGGGTCGTGGAAGGCAACGGCGAGGTGCGCGGGTAGATGGGTAAAAGGTGATGGTTGATAGAAGTGAGCGGCCCTCCATCAACCATCAACTTTCAACCTGTTACACCCCGATGGGAACGTCCACGCCGAGTTCGGCGAGCACGGTGCGGATGGCCTGCGCGTCGATGCCGCTGCGGGCGTGGACGCTCTCGACGGTCGCGTGCTCCTGGAACTCGTCGGGGATGCCCAGGACGCGCACGGGGGTCTTGATCCCCTCGGCGTTCAGGAATTCCAGCACGGCGCTGCCGAAGCCGCCGACCACGGTGTTGTCCTCGACGGTGATGATCGCGCGGGCCGTGCGGGCCACGTCGCGCAGCATCGCCTCATCCAGCGGCTTGACGAAGCGGGCGTTCACGACGCCCACGCCGTCGAGGTCGGCGGCGGCCTTCTGGGCATATTCCAGCGCCTTGCCGCCGGCGAGGATCACCACGTCATCCCCGTCCTGCACGCGTTCCCAGGTGCCCCACTCCAGCTCGGGCCAGGTGCCCTCGGGAACGGGTGTGGTGTTGCCGCGCGGGTAACGGACCGCGAAGGGACCGTCGTGCGTCTGCGCGTACTTCAGCATGCCGCGCAGTTCCGCCGCGTCCTTCGGCAGGCCGATCCGCACGCCGGGAATGGAGCGCAGGAAGCTCAGGTCGAACACGCCGTTGTGGGTCGCGCCGTCCGCGCCCACGATCCCGGCGCGGTCGATGGCGAACGTGACGTTCAGGTGCTCAATGGCGACGTCGTGCAGCACCTGATCGTAGGCGCGTTGCAGGAACGACGAGTAGATCGCCACGACCGGGCGCAGGCCCTGTAACGCCATTCCGGCGGCGGCCGTCACGGCGACCTCCTCGGCGATCCCGACGTCCAGGTAGCGGTTCGGGTGCGCCTTCGAGTACCCGACCAGACCGCTGCCCTCGCGCATGGCGGGCGTGATCACGAAGGTGCGCGGGTCCTGCGCGGCCAGTTCGGTCATGGCGTCCCCGAAGGCGTTGCTCCACGAGTATGCCTTGCTGGCGCTGAACTCGCCGGTGCTGGGGTCGAACTTGCCCGGGCCGTGCCAGTAGATCGGGTCGGCCTCGGCGTAACTGAGGCCCTTGCCCTTCTTCGTGACGACGTGCAGGATGGTCGGCCCGTCCAGATCGACCAGCCGCTCCATGAGCCAGACGAGTTCCTGCACGTTGTGTCCGTCTACGGGGCCGACGTAGCGCACGCCCATCGCCGCGAAGGGGTTCACGCTGGCCGGGTCGAAGAAGTGCCGCGTGGAGCTCTTGGCGCGGCTCATGAAGCTCGCCAGGGGCTTGCTGACGGCCTCCATGGCCTTCTTGCCGGCGCCCTCGCCCTCCTGGAACCACTTCTGCACCTGCAGGCCGCGCATGAACTTGTTCATCGCGCCGACGTTCTCGCTGATGCTCATCTCGTTGTCGTTCAGGACGATCAGCATCCGGCGGTTCATGTCCCCGATGGTGTTCAGCGCCGCCAGCGCCATGCCGCCCGTCAGGCTGCCGTCCCCGATCACGGCGGCGACCTTGTAGTCCTGGCCCAGCGCGTCGCGGGCCATCGCCATGCCCAGCGCGTTGGCGAGGCTGGTGCTGGCGTGCCCGACCGTGATCGCGTCGTGCGGGGACTCGCTGACCTTCGTGAAGCCCGACAGTCCCCCCTCCTTCTTCACGGTCGCCATCTGGTCGCGGCGGCCGGTGAGCATCTTGTGCGCGTACGCCTGATGCCCCACGTCGAACAGAATTCGGTCGCGCGGGGAGTTCAGGACGTAGTGCAGCGCCACGATCAGGTCGGTGGCGCCCAGCGACGACGCGAGGTGCAGCCCGCCCACCGAACACACCCGCGTGATCTCGTCCCGGAGTTCCTGCGCCAGTGCGGGCAGCTGCTCACGGGAGAGCGTCTTGAGGTCGTCTGGGCTGCTCACACGGTCCAGCAGCGGCGTGCCGGACGGTTTCACGGAATCGGTCATGGTTGTCCTCCTGAACGCGCGGCGAAGTTCCGCTCCGTCAGGAGCAGCCCCTCGGGCGTGCGCACCTCGCCCACGAAAGGCGTGAACCACAGCTGTTGGGTGGCCGGGAACAGCCCGCCCACCGTGTCGCTGATCTGGCGCGTCACCACCCACACGTCGAAACGCCCGCCCGGCGTGGTCACCGCGCGGCGTTCCTGCACCAGGTAAGAGTACGACAGCGTGCCGCTGCCCTTCACGCTGCCGTCGTCCGCGACGAGCGTCACCTGACTCTGCCCCTGCCAGGTCAGGCCCGCACGCCACGCGTCCGGCGCGGGGTATTCCAGCCACGCCGGTTGCAGCCGCACGGTCACGCCCGGCTTGCGGATGCCCAGCAGTTTCACGCCCTGCGCGTCGGTCACGCGGTACCACGTCTGGTCCGCGCCGCGCCCGGTCATGCGAGACGCGTTCACCGCCTCGCCCCCGAACAGCGTGGGACCCAGGTTCTGCACCACATAGGGCGTGCTGCCCGCCGCCTCGCCCTCCGGGAGGTAGGCCCACTGCAACCCGGTCTCCTGCGGGTAGAAGGACGCGCGGGTCAGCGGCGTGCTGCTCTGCACCGTGCCGGGGGCGGTCGCCTGCGGGGCGCATGACCCCAGCGCGGCGCACAGGGCGCCGGCCAGCACGGCAGCGAGCGGGAAACGGGGGGCGGGCATGGCACCAAGCTTAGAACGCCTCATCGCCCTCATTCTGTCAGCAAACATGAAGTTCCCCTGACGAACGTCCTCCCAAAGGGGGAGGGAGCCGCGCGGGTACGCTGCGGCTCCCTCTTCCCGTGACGGCGTTACGGCAGCTTCAGGCCGTTCCAGAAGTCACACCTGTGGTCCTGTACGAACGTCGTGCTGGGCGCATTGCCCGACGGCGTGAAGACCTGCACGTTCCCGCGCGCCGCGTCGTACGCCGTCCAGCCCGGCTGCCCGGCGCGCGCGAACGCCCCCACACCCCCGCGAACGCGTCCGCAAGGCCCGCCTGCGCGGACGTGAACGCCGCCGGATCGCCCAGCCCCGGCAGGCGCGTGCGGAACAGGTACACCAGTTCGCTCGAATGTGCCGACCCCAGGCCCGGCAGGTCCGGCGGGCTGGGAATCTCGGTCGCGGCCTGCGGATCGGCGAACTCGTAGGCGTACACCGGCACGAAGCGCGACAGGGCGCCCGCCACGTTCACGGCGGGGCAGGCGAACACCACGTCCGTGAACATGTTCGAGAACGCCAGCGCGGGCGTCCCCTCGCCCCGGCCCGGGTACTCGCGCAGCGCGCGGGTCACGTTCGGCACGCCGGTCAGCAGCCCCGCCGCGCCCCAGTACAGCGGCAGCGACATGGTGCGGCCCTCGGGCACGCCCACCTTCACGAACAGGCGCCCCTCGTCCCGGGTGGTGCCCGCCACGACCGGCACCTTGTTGAACACCCCGTTCTGGAAGGTCTCCAGCAGCGGCCGGGGCAGCACCTCACCCCCGTGGACCGGCGCCCACACCAGATTCGACAGCGGGCGCACCCCCGGCACCTTCGCCTTGGCGAGCCGCGCCGGATCCAGCGAGCGCAGGCACGCCAGCGTGTCCTTCTGGCAGCCCAGGCGAGAGGCGTACGCCACGTTCCGCTGCGCCGCCTCGGACGCGGAGACCGTGTTCCCGGGACTGCCGCACAGCCCGCTCATGATCACGGCCTTCTGGAACAGCCCCGCCGAGCCGGGCGAGGCCATGTGCGCGCAGATGCTGTACCCGCCGGCCGACTCGCCGAACAGCGTGACGTTCTTCCGGTCGCCCCCGAACGCCGCGATGTTGGCCTGCACCCAGCGCA encodes:
- a CDS encoding carboxylesterase/lipase family protein gives rise to the protein MQTRIGKGRAALLATLLGTGSWAAGQTGAPGVTTAQGPVQGVTKGAVTQYLGLPYAAPPTGPNRWRPPQPAPTWTSTRAADQLSPVCTQVISALFALPSETVGDVKGQEDCLYLNVYVPQGRPGPLPVMVWIHGGAFVNGSAGLYDASELARREGVIVVTLNYRLGPLGFLALPELDQESTDGTSGNYGFMDQQAALRWVQANIAAFGGDRKNVTLFGESAGGYSICAHMASPGSAGLFQKAVIMSGLCGSPGNTVSASEAAQRNVAYASRLGCQKDTLACLRSLDPARLAKAKVPGVRPLSNLVWAPVHGGEVLPRPLLETFQNGVFNKVPVVAGTTRDEGRLFVKVGVPEGRTMSLPLYWGAAGLLTGVPNVTRALREYPGRGEGTPALAFSNMFTDVVFACPAVNVAGALSRFVPVYAYEFADPQAATEIPSPPDLPGLGSAHSSELVYLFRTRLPGLGDPAAFTSAQAGLADAFAGVWGRSRAPGSRAGRRTTRRAGTCRSSRRRAMRPARRSYRTTGVTSGTA